A window from Rana temporaria chromosome 8, aRanTem1.1, whole genome shotgun sequence encodes these proteins:
- the LOC120910037 gene encoding gastrula zinc finger protein XlCGF26.1-like has product MKEDKVMDPIKEEESSPDIGSDGTMDPANPEESSGKSHTMTTDVHLRSMDTTNPEESSKKSYTMTSNVHLSRTMTSDVHLSRTMTSDVHLSHTMTSDVHLSHTMTSDVHLRSMDPSNPEGSSDKSQTMTSDVHLKSMDPSNPEEPSKKSQTMTSDVHLSRTMTSDVHLRSTGPSNPEEPSDKSHSMTSDVHLSSHSADRSTDPSNPHEGAHTKGLEKHQVCHTAARPYSCSECGKCFARKRSLITHLRGHTGERPFCCSECGKCFTNSQRLLIHQRIHTGERPFSCSECGKCFYEKQHLVVHQRVHTGERPFCCLECGKCFYTKEAFVNHRRIHTGERPFRCPECGKCFSDKGNLRRHIKKTHIGFADQRHVGIHQGERPFSCSECGNCFSRKETLVIHQRIHTGERPFSCPECGKCFHDKGSLSKHIKRTHIGFSVQRHVGKPKKVHTGERPFSCSECGNYFSRKETLVVHQRIHTGERPFSCPECDECFHDKGNLRKHIKKIHNGECLFSCMECGNLFSDQGSFREHQTIHTDERPFSCLECGKCFSCQTSLRRHEKRSRLCSGTPPPPCRGLLSDVAHLSPCPARHSLPDTPRR; this is encoded by the exons ATGAAGGAGGACAAGGTTATGGATCCCATTAAAGAAGAGGAATCTTCTCCAGATATTGGCTCAG ATGGAACAATGGATCCTGCTAATCCTGAGGAATCTTCTGgtaaatcccatactatgacaacagatgtccatctaagatcaaTGGACACTACTAATCCTGAGGAATCTTCTAAGAAATCCTATACTATGACATCAAATGTCCATCTATCCCGtactatgacatcagatgtccatctatcccgtactatgacatcagatgtccatctatcccacactatgacatcagatgtccatctatcccatactatgacctcagatgtccatctaagatcaaTGGATCCTTCTAATCCTGAGGGATCTTCTGATAAATCCCAAACTATGACTTCAGATGTCCATCTAAAATCAATGGATCCTTCTAATCCCGAGGAACCTTCTAAGAAATCCCAAACTATGACTTCAGATGTCCATCTATCCCGtactatgacatcagatgtccatctaagatcaacgggtccttctaatcctgaggaaccttCTGATAAATCCCATTCTATGACTTCAGATGTCCACCTAAGTTCTCACAGTGCTGACAGATCAACAGATCCTTCCAACCCCCATGAGGGAGCTCACACAAAAGGACTTGAGAAACACCAGGTATGTCACACGGCTgcgcgtccttattcatgttcggagtgtggaaaatgttttgctAGGAAACGAAGCCTTATTACGCACCTGAGAGGTCACACTGGCGAGCGTCCCTTTtgctgttcagagtgcgggaaatgttttactaaTAGTCAACGCCTTCttatacaccagagaattcacactggtgagcgtcccttttcctgttcagagtgcggaaaatgtttttatgAGAAACAACACCTTGTTGTACACCAGAGAGTTCACACGGGGGAGCGTCCCTTTTGCTGCttggagtgcggaaaatgtttttataCAAAAGAAGCCTTTGTTAACCACCGGAGAATTCACACTGGCGAGCGTCCCTTtcgctgtcctgagtgcggaaaatgtttttctgaCAAAGGAAACCTTCGTAGACACATTAAGAAAACTCATATTGGCTTTGCTGACCAAAGACACGTTGGTATACACCAGGGTGAGCGTCCCTTttcctgttcagagtgcggaaatTGTTTTTCTAGAAAAGAAACCCTCGttatacaccagagaattcacactggtGAGCGTCCTTTTAGCTGTccggagtgcggaaaatgttttcatGACAAAGGAAGCCTTAGTAAACACATTAAAAGAACTCATATTGGTTTTTCTGTCCAAAGACACGTTGGTAAACCCAAGAaagttcacacgggtgagcgtcccttttcctgttcagagtgcggaaatTATTTTTCTAGAAAAGAAACCCTCGTtgtacaccagagaattcacacgggagAGCGTCCCTTTAGCTGTCCAGAGTGCGATGAATGTTTTCATGATAAAGGAAACCTTCGTAAACACATTAAGAAAATCCATAATGGTGAATGTCTCTTTTCCTGTATGGAGTGCGGGAATTTATTTTCTGACCAAGGAAGCTTTCGTGAACACCAGACAATTCATACAGACGAGCGTCCCTTTTCCTGTttggagtgcggaaaatgtttttcttgcCAGACAAGCCTTCGTAGACATGAAAAAAGATCACGCTTGTGTAgtggtacacccccccccccatgtagggGGCTACTGAGTGATGTGGCCCATCtttcaccctgcccagcccggcaTTCACTTCCAGACACTCCAAGGCGATGA